Proteins co-encoded in one Arthrobacter alpinus genomic window:
- a CDS encoding DUF4389 domain-containing protein produces MKSNSTVDTKNRHSGNARRGVAGFVVALVFGTLLALFGAGGVIGGVASAVVSSQQGSEGYFTSEAREFAATSYALSSPPAPLGVESIPFNLGSIRLSAESAAPGGQVFIGIGPKAEVESYLNGVHRTVITGVQTQPFRVSYSDVPGQGTPELPGKQIFWAAQASGTGAQHVTMDLRSGAWVLVIMNADASPGVTVNMAAGFHSELFGAITPALLTGGVAALIIGAGLVALGAVGMGRRVPSSRQPAPGNPVTADGVSPTEFAGAKSYPARLTGQLDPQLSRGLWLVKWLLSLPHMIVLFFLWCAVVITTIFAGFAILFTGRYPRALFNFNVGVLRWNWRVTFYAYSALATDKYPPFTLAATEYPADFEVDYPRELSRGLVLVKWWLLVLPHLLVVAIFTSAAWSMWGRSGDWQSDYGRTVGFSLLGILVLIAAVGLLFTGRYQRPLFDLIMGINRWIYRVASYTLLLRDEYPPFRLDQGPDEPAGADHK; encoded by the coding sequence TGTTTGGTGCCGGCGGGGTCATCGGTGGCGTGGCCTCGGCTGTGGTGAGTTCACAGCAGGGATCGGAGGGCTACTTCACTTCCGAAGCGCGTGAATTCGCCGCCACCTCCTATGCGCTCTCCTCTCCCCCAGCCCCGCTTGGTGTCGAGTCGATTCCTTTTAATCTTGGCAGCATCCGGCTTAGTGCTGAGTCCGCTGCACCCGGGGGCCAGGTGTTCATCGGTATTGGCCCCAAGGCGGAGGTGGAGAGCTATCTCAACGGTGTGCACAGAACAGTCATCACCGGTGTCCAAACCCAGCCGTTCCGGGTGAGCTACAGCGATGTTCCCGGGCAAGGCACACCCGAGCTACCGGGGAAGCAGATTTTTTGGGCTGCGCAAGCGTCCGGAACCGGTGCACAGCACGTCACCATGGACCTGCGCAGTGGTGCTTGGGTCTTGGTGATTATGAACGCCGATGCCAGCCCGGGTGTCACGGTCAACATGGCGGCCGGGTTCCACTCCGAGTTGTTTGGAGCGATCACGCCTGCTTTGTTGACGGGCGGGGTAGCAGCCCTGATCATCGGGGCTGGATTGGTTGCCTTGGGTGCTGTGGGCATGGGCAGACGGGTCCCCTCATCCCGGCAGCCAGCGCCTGGCAATCCGGTCACGGCCGACGGCGTGTCCCCGACCGAGTTTGCCGGCGCGAAAAGCTATCCTGCGAGACTCACCGGGCAACTTGACCCGCAGCTGTCCCGGGGGCTGTGGCTGGTCAAATGGCTTCTGTCTTTGCCGCACATGATCGTCTTGTTTTTCCTGTGGTGCGCCGTGGTCATCACCACAATCTTTGCCGGCTTCGCTATCCTATTCACCGGCCGCTACCCGCGCGCGCTCTTCAACTTCAACGTCGGGGTCCTGAGATGGAACTGGCGAGTCACCTTCTACGCCTACTCGGCGTTGGCCACCGACAAGTACCCTCCATTCACCCTTGCCGCCACCGAGTATCCCGCCGACTTCGAAGTTGACTACCCCCGTGAACTCTCCCGCGGACTCGTACTGGTCAAGTGGTGGCTCCTGGTGCTCCCCCACTTGCTGGTCGTAGCCATATTCACCAGTGCTGCGTGGTCCATGTGGGGCCGGAGCGGTGATTGGCAATCGGACTACGGCCGTACGGTCGGATTCTCCCTGCTCGGCATTCTGGTCCTCATTGCCGCCGTCGGACTTCTGTTCACTGGGCGATACCAACGACCGCTCTTTGATCTCATCATGGGCATCAACCGGTGGATCTACCGCGTCGCCAGCTATACCCTCCTACTGCGGGATGAGTACCCGCCGTTCCGCTTGGATCAGGGCCCTGATGAGCCGGCCGGGGCGGACCACAAGTGA
- a CDS encoding ABC1 kinase family protein: MGKHFERYAEIAEILARHGFGSLLAKLGLGRIHLGSGPWLPDDLSNPERLRHALEELGPTFIKLGQVLSTRPDILPPDYLDSLSKLQSGAPEVPAEIITSLIEQELGGTTTELFKTFSTTPLASASIGQAHAATLHDGTAVVIKVRRPGVVAQVQEDLEILQNLTHQATRNWTAVADYNLEAIAAEFSATLRAELDYLQEGRNAERFARYFANDPSIHIPRIFWSTTTSRVLTIERIFGLKIDDVEVLAMPDLERTHLADLAAKAAVKMIFEDGFFHADPHPGNLFVESASRIALIDFGMVGEIDNELQGHLGKLLLAFSVEEPDRIARALLELSINRPTTDRGRLRQDILRFMRLYQGRPLGQIEISPLITQMLALLRHHHLQLPSEIAMLSKMIFMTEGLGARLNPSFNLGTVVKPYARRLALARATPRTLFHNLSQMGLDATDLAANLPEKLRKLLDLLDDGVEVHLRSEELVPLVTRAERIGNRLVAGMIIAAFVRGIGELTAADQGRLKAWQNTLVAGGAGIATVLGGYLAWTARRSGGGKP, from the coding sequence ATGGGCAAGCATTTTGAACGGTACGCCGAGATAGCGGAAATCTTGGCGCGCCATGGTTTCGGTTCCCTGCTGGCAAAGTTGGGTCTTGGCCGGATACACCTGGGCTCAGGACCGTGGCTGCCTGATGATCTCTCCAACCCCGAACGGCTCAGGCACGCACTGGAGGAACTGGGACCAACCTTCATCAAACTCGGACAGGTGCTTTCCACAAGGCCCGATATCCTTCCACCGGACTACCTAGACTCACTGTCCAAACTTCAAAGCGGGGCGCCTGAAGTTCCTGCTGAGATCATCACCTCACTCATCGAGCAGGAATTGGGTGGAACAACCACAGAACTCTTCAAAACCTTTAGCACTACTCCACTGGCCAGTGCCTCGATAGGTCAGGCCCATGCAGCAACATTGCATGATGGCACCGCCGTGGTTATCAAGGTCAGGCGGCCTGGCGTGGTTGCCCAAGTTCAGGAAGACCTCGAGATCCTTCAAAACCTGACCCATCAGGCAACCCGAAACTGGACGGCAGTGGCGGACTACAACCTTGAGGCCATTGCCGCCGAGTTCTCAGCTACACTTCGGGCCGAACTTGACTACCTGCAAGAGGGACGTAACGCGGAACGATTTGCAAGATACTTTGCCAACGACCCCAGCATCCACATACCGAGAATTTTCTGGTCCACCACAACCTCCCGGGTGCTGACCATCGAAAGAATCTTTGGCCTGAAGATTGACGACGTCGAGGTTCTTGCCATGCCTGACCTCGAGCGAACTCACCTGGCAGATCTGGCAGCTAAAGCCGCAGTCAAGATGATCTTTGAGGACGGCTTCTTTCATGCCGACCCCCATCCAGGAAATCTCTTTGTTGAATCGGCTTCACGAATAGCGCTGATCGATTTCGGCATGGTGGGCGAAATCGACAACGAGCTCCAGGGTCATCTGGGGAAACTATTGCTGGCATTCAGCGTTGAAGAGCCTGACCGCATCGCCAGGGCGCTGCTGGAACTCTCGATCAACCGACCCACTACCGATCGTGGCCGGTTGCGGCAAGATATTCTGCGCTTCATGCGGCTCTATCAGGGACGCCCGTTGGGCCAAATCGAAATCTCGCCTCTCATCACCCAGATGCTGGCTCTACTGCGCCATCACCATCTTCAGCTGCCCAGTGAAATAGCCATGCTGAGCAAAATGATCTTCATGACAGAAGGACTGGGAGCACGGCTCAATCCGAGCTTCAACCTCGGCACGGTGGTTAAGCCCTATGCCAGAAGATTGGCCTTAGCCAGGGCCACTCCACGCACTCTGTTTCACAATCTCTCCCAAATGGGTTTGGATGCAACAGACTTGGCCGCCAACCTGCCCGAAAAACTGCGAAAGCTACTTGATCTACTGGATGACGGCGTCGAGGTTCACCTGCGCTCAGAGGAATTGGTGCCCCTGGTTACCCGCGCCGAACGCATCGGAAATCGTCTCGTTGCAGGGATGATCATCGCAGCATTTGTTCGAGGAATTGGGGAGCTTACAGCAGCCGACCAGGGACGGCTCAAGGCGTGGCAAAACACACTGGTTGCTGGCGGCGCTGGCATAGCCACGGTATTGGGCGGCTACTTGGCGTGGACCGCACGGCGCAGTGGCGGTGGCAAGCCCTAA
- a CDS encoding pyridoxamine 5'-phosphate oxidase family protein, producing MTNKPANAPVEELDAHECWAFLRGVSVGRLAVWVTDHPDIFPINYAVDHGTLVFRTGLGTKLEAALGETPVAFEADGVDPVSGVAWSVVAKGNAARIDSIEEVLDSFSIMLFPWQSGHKDSFIRIAPTSLTGRKFTVADPAQWWTAPATAPHAATE from the coding sequence ATGACGAACAAACCAGCCAATGCACCCGTCGAGGAACTAGATGCTCATGAATGCTGGGCATTTCTTCGTGGCGTTTCCGTGGGGAGACTAGCGGTATGGGTCACCGACCATCCCGACATTTTCCCCATAAACTATGCGGTGGATCACGGAACTCTGGTGTTTCGCACGGGTCTGGGGACAAAGTTGGAGGCGGCCCTTGGCGAAACCCCCGTGGCGTTCGAGGCGGACGGAGTCGATCCGGTCAGCGGTGTCGCTTGGAGCGTTGTGGCCAAAGGCAATGCAGCACGCATCGACTCGATTGAAGAAGTTTTGGACAGTTTTTCGATCATGCTCTTCCCCTGGCAATCCGGACACAAGGACTCGTTCATCCGCATAGCGCCAACATCGCTCACGGGCCGCAAATTCACGGTAGCGGATCCAGCGCAATGGTGGACTGCCCCCGCCACGGCCCCGCATGCCGCAACAGAATGA
- a CDS encoding NADPH-dependent F420 reductase gives MEQITIIGSGNMARAIAVRMLKARHSVQILGRNGEKTRELVEILGAGAQGGGEGAVVEGGIVFLAVPFAEAKKSLLFYGETLTGRVIVDISNPVDLATFDSLVTPAGTSAAEEIALHASPGAFVVKAFNTCFAKPLELGSVAGVPLDVFIAGDSEQAKVKVSAVVAASGLRPIDVGPLRRARELEAMMLLIMGLQVSPEHNNFNWDTSLNLLP, from the coding sequence ATGGAACAGATCACCATTATCGGCAGCGGAAACATGGCCCGGGCCATCGCCGTTCGCATGCTCAAAGCCAGGCACTCTGTGCAGATACTTGGACGCAACGGGGAAAAGACTCGCGAGCTGGTCGAGATCCTCGGCGCAGGCGCCCAGGGCGGCGGGGAAGGCGCCGTCGTTGAAGGCGGCATCGTTTTCCTCGCGGTCCCCTTCGCAGAGGCGAAGAAATCACTGTTGTTCTACGGCGAGACACTGACAGGAAGGGTCATTGTGGATATCAGCAACCCCGTTGACCTAGCCACCTTCGACAGCCTCGTGACTCCCGCGGGAACCTCAGCAGCCGAAGAAATTGCACTTCACGCCAGCCCTGGGGCGTTTGTTGTCAAGGCGTTCAACACCTGCTTCGCGAAGCCTCTGGAGTTGGGTTCCGTGGCCGGAGTGCCACTGGATGTCTTCATTGCCGGTGACTCGGAACAGGCCAAGGTCAAGGTCAGTGCAGTGGTTGCAGCCTCAGGTCTGCGCCCCATCGACGTAGGTCCGCTGCGCCGGGCCCGCGAACTGGAGGCCATGATGCTGCTGATCATGGGCCTGCAAGTCAGCCCTGAACA